A stretch of Palaemon carinicauda isolate YSFRI2023 chromosome 34, ASM3689809v2, whole genome shotgun sequence DNA encodes these proteins:
- the LOC137626772 gene encoding uncharacterized protein, whose translation MIDFEKGLGNSIKKHFPCCETVGCFFHMCQSVYRLICDLGLKRQYNTDNNFSLLIRKFCAMAFLPVEEVINAFEELSEDELLPMEFISYFELAYIGAIRGRCRRREESLYPITIWNMRSRVINKLPRTNNALEGFHSALNQSITCKIPNIWKLIDVLKKEEALTETKILHLQLGEKPAKKKKYEKLDNCIEKLTEEYDGSNYSNFLKTVAYNLKCF comes from the coding sequence ATGATTGATTTCGAGAAAGGCCTTGGTAATAGTATCAAGAAACATTTTCCTTGTTGTGAAACTGTTGGGTGCTTCTTTCATATGTGCCAGAGTGTTTATCGCCTAATTTGTGATTTGGGTCTTAAGCGTCAGTATAATACCGACAACAACTTTTCCTTGTTAATAAGAAAGTTTTGTGCAATGGCTTTCTTACCAGTAGAAGAAGTTATCAACGCATTTGAAGAACTTAGTGAAGACGAGTTACTTCCGATGgaatttattagttactttgaGTTAGCATATATTGGTGCAATTCGTGGACGTTGCCGTAGAAGAGAAGAGTCTTTGTACCCTATAACAATTTGGAATATGAGAAGTCGTGTCATTAATAAGTTACCTCGGACAAACAATGCGTTAGAAGGATTTCACTCAGCCTTAAATCAATCTATAACATGCAAAATCCCCAATATTTGGAAATTAATTGATGTCCTGAAAAAAGAAGAGGCTCTAACGGAAACTAAGATTCTACATCTGCAACTAGGAGAAAAACCAgctaaaaagaaaaagtatgaaAAACTTGACAATTGCATTGAAAAGTTAACGGAAGAGTATGATGGCAGTAACTACAGTAATTTTTTGAAAACTGTTGCTTATAACCTTAAGTGTTTTTAA